A stretch of Campylobacter gracilis DNA encodes these proteins:
- a CDS encoding WD40 repeat domain-containing protein: MKKKWESLKKGYVLQNAGAKAGEASSHVYIGGGYTGALAFAGAEGAIKGDIILPKPLAWQAERAGEVLLLDLDHFIFKFDPASGEFSDLSQRLSFKNGKEFTSFVCAAKDTAAFAMFGQIFTFRGGEISPLSEYKSEMKNYTPTLCAAISDDGARLALHCKQNEIKILSTLNGEILNEIKGDFGIFDKICFLADGSVLGKERYAGKLVCLDAASGERLKPAWLRGECAEADELCVSADGLRLALISYGKAHIVDLKSANLTLSFELEHVVKRCETKFENSNGNKNLVVRTDYGCFSLYQV, encoded by the coding sequence GTGAAAAAGAAGTGGGAGAGCCTAAAGAAAGGCTACGTCCTGCAAAACGCGGGCGCAAAAGCGGGCGAGGCGAGTTCGCACGTCTATATCGGCGGCGGATACACGGGCGCGCTAGCCTTTGCGGGCGCGGAAGGCGCGATAAAAGGGGATATTATTTTGCCAAAGCCGCTTGCATGGCAGGCTGAGCGCGCGGGCGAGGTTTTGCTTTTGGATCTGGATCATTTTATCTTTAAATTTGATCCAGCAAGCGGCGAATTTAGCGATCTCTCTCAACGGCTGAGCTTTAAAAACGGCAAAGAATTTACGAGTTTCGTTTGCGCGGCAAAAGATACGGCGGCGTTTGCGATGTTCGGTCAAATTTTTACTTTTCGAGGCGGCGAGATTTCGCCTCTTAGCGAGTACAAATCCGAAATGAAAAACTATACGCCGACCCTTTGCGCCGCGATCAGCGATGACGGCGCGCGGCTGGCGCTTCACTGCAAGCAAAACGAGATCAAAATTTTAAGCACGCTAAACGGCGAAATTTTAAACGAGATAAAAGGCGACTTCGGCATTTTTGATAAAATTTGCTTTTTGGCGGACGGCTCGGTGCTGGGTAAGGAGCGTTATGCGGGCAAGCTAGTTTGCCTTGACGCTGCAAGCGGCGAGCGACTTAAGCCCGCATGGCTGCGAGGCGAATGCGCCGAGGCGGACGAGCTTTGCGTTAGCGCGGACGGTTTGCGGCTCGCGCTAATCAGCTATGGTAAGGCTCACATCGTTGATCTAAAAAGCGCAAATTTGACGCTTAGCTTTGAGCTGGAGCACGTCGTAAAGCGATGCGAGACGAAATTTGAGAATTCAAACGGTAACAAAAATTTGGTCGTGCGCACCGACTACGGCTGCTTTAGTCTATATCAGGTTTAA
- a CDS encoding manganese efflux pump MntP — MELLLIAFALAMDSVALSISNGAKYPNFKFAQIARVAFFYAAAQFIMPLAGYALGINFVKFISEIDHFVAFGILSFLGIKMIAESHREQDEPDLRLSTKELVLGAIATSIDAMAVGMTFAFGEINILYACSVIGLVCFALCVAACYAGKLTGEYLHSKALVLGGVILILIGVKILLSHLGVIDI; from the coding sequence ATGGAGCTTTTACTCATCGCTTTCGCGCTTGCGATGGACAGCGTCGCGCTTAGTATCTCAAACGGCGCGAAATATCCGAATTTTAAATTTGCGCAGATCGCTCGCGTCGCATTTTTCTACGCGGCGGCTCAGTTTATAATGCCGCTAGCAGGCTACGCTTTGGGGATAAATTTCGTAAAATTTATCTCAGAAATCGATCACTTCGTCGCGTTTGGAATTTTATCGTTTTTGGGCATTAAGATGATCGCGGAATCCCATCGCGAGCAGGACGAGCCAGATCTACGCCTAAGCACGAAGGAGCTGGTGCTGGGCGCGATCGCTACCAGCATCGACGCGATGGCTGTGGGCATGACGTTTGCCTTTGGCGAGATAAACATACTCTACGCCTGTAGCGTCATCGGGCTCGTCTGCTTCGCGCTGTGCGTCGCGGCGTGCTACGCAGGCAAGCTAACGGGCGAATATCTACACTCAAAGGCACTCGTTTTAGGCGGCGTGATTTTAATCCTAATCGGGGTTAAAATTTTACTCTCGCACCTCGGCGTTATCGATATTTAG
- a CDS encoding class I SAM-dependent methyltransferase produces the protein MKPDYKNWVPKGMIASFAAGAGVALVLFLIFGVCGLGVSGALRGVLAGLFGAATLVLIGFTIYCIFWYRAFDYGGKRQLSRAIVEGTAKYVDLPEGGRGLDVGCGSGALTIAVAKRNPHASVLGVDRWGFEYASFNKQLCESNARAEGVQNTSFEQADATQLPFEDGSFDAVASNYVYHNIMRKDRQALLLETLRVLKKGGSFAIHDLFSRGNYGDMDAFIAHLKEQGYERVELIDTTQGLFMGPREAKWLMLGSSKLLAGKK, from the coding sequence ATGAAACCGGACTATAAAAACTGGGTGCCTAAGGGCATGATCGCGTCATTTGCCGCGGGTGCGGGCGTGGCGTTAGTTTTGTTTTTGATTTTCGGTGTTTGCGGTTTGGGTGTTAGTGGTGCGCTAAGAGGCGTGCTAGCTGGGCTTTTCGGCGCAGCGACGCTGGTTTTGATCGGCTTTACGATCTACTGCATCTTTTGGTACCGCGCGTTTGATTACGGCGGCAAGCGTCAGCTTTCGCGCGCGATCGTAGAGGGCACGGCAAAATACGTGGATCTGCCTGAGGGCGGTCGCGGGCTGGACGTAGGCTGCGGCAGCGGCGCGCTAACGATCGCCGTCGCTAAGCGCAACCCGCACGCATCGGTGCTAGGCGTAGATCGCTGGGGCTTTGAGTACGCGTCTTTTAACAAGCAGCTGTGCGAATCCAACGCGCGCGCCGAAGGGGTGCAAAACACTAGCTTTGAGCAGGCCGACGCCACGCAGCTACCCTTTGAGGACGGCAGCTTCGATGCGGTGGCGAGCAACTACGTCTATCACAACATCATGCGCAAGGATCGCCAGGCGCTGCTTTTAGAGACGCTCCGCGTGCTTAAAAAGGGCGGCAGCTTCGCGATCCACGATCTTTTCTCGCGCGGAAACTACGGCGATATGGATGCTTTCATCGCGCATCTCAAGGAACAGGGCTATGAGCGGGTTGAGCTCATAGATACGACGCAGGGGCTTTTTATGGGGCCGCGCGAAGCCAAATGGCTGATGCTAGGCAGTTCAAAGCTTCTGGCGGGTAAAAAATAA
- a CDS encoding metal ABC transporter permease, translating into MAEILSYDFMRNALLGGLLVSIVCGVVGSLVVINRMSFIAGGIAHGAYGGIGIALFLGISPVLGASVFALFLGLLIAYVTLRNTERFDAVIGAIWAFGMALGIIFADLTPGYKSDLMSFLFGSILAINHENLIFIGICGATFAALTACFYRQFLAISFDKEFALLRGVNTSVFYYVLVVMASLAVVASIQIVGLILVISLMTIPPFIAEKISKSLGSMMAISCGLSALFCAAGLVLSFKLNLTSGASIILVASVCFFASSIFSKLRA; encoded by the coding sequence ATGGCTGAAATTCTATCCTATGATTTCATGCGAAATGCCCTACTCGGCGGGCTTTTGGTCAGTATAGTCTGCGGCGTCGTGGGCTCTTTAGTCGTGATAAATCGCATGAGCTTCATAGCAGGCGGCATCGCGCACGGCGCATACGGCGGCATCGGCATCGCGCTATTTTTAGGCATCTCGCCCGTGCTGGGAGCTAGCGTATTTGCGCTGTTTTTGGGGCTGCTCATCGCCTACGTCACGCTGCGAAACACCGAGCGCTTCGACGCCGTAATCGGCGCGATATGGGCGTTTGGGATGGCGCTGGGGATAATCTTCGCCGATCTTACGCCTGGGTACAAATCCGATCTGATGAGCTTTTTATTCGGCTCGATCTTAGCGATAAATCACGAAAATTTAATCTTCATCGGCATTTGCGGCGCGACGTTTGCGGCGCTTACAGCATGCTTTTACAGGCAGTTTTTAGCGATCAGCTTCGATAAGGAATTCGCCCTGCTGCGCGGGGTAAATACGAGCGTCTTTTACTACGTCCTCGTAGTGATGGCGAGCCTCGCGGTGGTCGCGTCGATTCAGATCGTGGGGCTAATCTTGGTGATCTCGCTAATGACGATCCCGCCCTTTATCGCCGAAAAAATTTCAAAAAGCTTAGGCTCGATGATGGCGATAAGTTGCGGGCTATCGGCGCTTTTTTGCGCGGCGGGGCTTGTTTTGAGCTTTAAGCTCAATCTAACCAGCGGCGCTTCGATAATCCTAGTCGCCTCAGTCTGCTTTTTCGCAAGCTCGATCTTTAGCAAACTTCGCGCCTAA
- a CDS encoding DMT family transporter codes for MKNSISELAENFNSKSALNFATLSPNLKSAQIPSCAESKALNSVKVSTINLRENSARNFRRNFILHCTKNFTCNGANSASSLSRASAANDPNLSSAKSLAAAHTRRYERNFTWILANDPGAARTPRSFEFKNLKVRNFAKKSNSVENSSSARSLNPAQNFDFAQSSDSTQSPAAAQNSASAQNCTQGSNPAQSRTQNPAPPSRLWDLGLLFVAIVWGCTFVPVQRALHSGDVFSFLFWRFLAASIFTYLACLRFGVKFDRGTIERGVFCGLMLFCDFSCQTIALDYALSSTVAFILGLNVVIVPFLMLAFFGKKVGPSAFGGAVVALLGLYLLSGASGAVGFGIGERLTLVSAFAYALHIVFTGVCARKSNLYGFVIVQFICVCVCALIAAVFVPHAEFEGEIKVLGNLIFSPDFDFVFALVLTSIFATVAAFVIQTMAQNRGVSEIKTVLIFALEPVGAGIMGYAFGEKLSALQILGAALILAGILLSELGGLLGAKFAKDRACEKAD; via the coding sequence ATGAAAAATTCTATCTCGGAGCTCGCGGAAAATTTTAATTCAAAATCCGCTTTAAATTTCGCGACTCTTTCGCCAAATTTAAAGTCCGCGCAAATTCCGAGCTGCGCTGAAAGCAAAGCTTTAAATTCCGTAAAAGTCTCCACAATAAATCTTCGCGAAAATTCCGCAAGAAATTTCAGACGAAATTTTATATTACATTGTACGAAAAATTTTACTTGCAACGGCGCAAATAGCGCGAGTTCACTAAGCCGTGCTAGCGCCGCGAATGATCCAAATTTAAGCTCCGCAAAAAGCCTCGCCGCCGCCCATACGCGACGCTACGAGAGAAATTTTACATGGATCCTTGCAAATGATCCGGGAGCTGCTCGCACGCCTCGGAGCTTTGAATTTAAAAATTTAAAGGTGCGGAATTTCGCGAAGAAATCTAATTCGGTAGAGAATTCTAGCTCCGCTCGAAGCTTAAATCCCGCGCAGAATTTCGATTTCGCGCAAAGCTCTGATTCTACACAGAGCCCTGCTGCCGCGCAAAATTCTGCCTCTGCACAAAACTGCACGCAAGGCTCAAATCCCGCGCAAAGCCGCACGCAAAACCCCGCTCCGCCTAGCAGGCTGTGGGATCTGGGGCTGCTTTTCGTGGCGATCGTTTGGGGCTGTACCTTCGTGCCGGTTCAGCGTGCGCTGCATAGCGGCGACGTTTTTAGCTTTTTGTTTTGGCGCTTTTTGGCGGCGAGCATTTTTACCTACCTCGCCTGCCTGCGCTTCGGCGTCAAATTTGACCGCGGCACGATAGAGCGGGGTGTGTTTTGCGGGCTGATGTTATTTTGCGATTTTTCGTGCCAGACCATAGCGCTTGATTATGCGCTATCATCGACGGTAGCGTTTATTTTGGGGCTTAACGTCGTCATCGTGCCCTTTTTAATGCTTGCGTTTTTCGGCAAAAAAGTCGGTCCAAGCGCCTTTGGCGGCGCGGTCGTGGCGCTTTTGGGGCTGTATCTTTTAAGCGGAGCAAGCGGCGCGGTGGGATTTGGCATAGGCGAGCGACTGACGCTAGTTTCGGCGTTTGCATACGCGCTTCATATCGTTTTTACGGGCGTCTGCGCGCGCAAAAGCAATCTCTACGGCTTTGTGATCGTGCAGTTTATCTGCGTCTGCGTTTGTGCGCTGATCGCGGCAGTTTTTGTCCCGCACGCGGAATTTGAAGGCGAGATAAAGGTACTTGGAAATTTGATCTTTTCGCCGGACTTCGATTTTGTTTTCGCGCTGGTTTTAACCTCGATCTTTGCCACCGTCGCGGCGTTTGTGATCCAAACAATGGCGCAAAATCGCGGCGTAAGCGAGATAAAAACGGTGCTTATTTTCGCGCTGGAGCCCGTAGGCGCGGGCATAATGGGGTATGCTTTCGGGGAGAAGCTAAGCGCGCTTCAAATTTTAGGCGCGGCGCTGATACTAGCAGGTATCCTGCTTAGCGAGCTGGGCGGGCTTTTAGGCGCGAAGTTTGCTAAAGATCGAGCTTGCGAAAAAGCAGACTGA
- a CDS encoding TonB-dependent receptor: protein MFKKFYLSNAAIALSLCAALQLNGAENNATSANISAPSAGAVNSAAHKSASGANATKLGTIVVTATGFEDMLKNEVRNVSVITAEDMENRGYRDLREILEKAPGVSFHGDTVDLRGQGQKANTSVKVLLNGVALNMIDTTPTSIPIDLVPIEDIERVEIIPGGGSVLYGSGTSGGVINIITKKGARYPYANISTKIASYNYNDLNLGLGGGVSDNLFLKTAVKGFKQRGYRKGEKNTGYYGSLGMHYKISDDQSISFDPSFYRARTYSVPTLGLAELKADRRQQGGERTFTKSTRLNFDLDYAVKFGDRFEANLQPYYQDIRILQKGFVMKDRKEGANLKGKLDYDSGEFIAGYDYLKNKGFRRINFDAAMNPMMSLSQLTIFDMQKLTHSVYALEKHNFTDLFSLSAGGRFERAEYKVDREVSTTVRRMGRIFHTQESTHVTDDKNNYAFEITPNFNYSKDGNVYFKFERGYISPGPNQLIDKLGRNGPYVLNNLKSETFKTYEIGLKDLIYGQYVSATIFWTDTKNEIINETLGSSITDGWLFINIDETRRKGVELYAEQSLLSNLKLSETFSYVDAKIQSGANKGKQVPLVERSKFVLGVDYEPIRNLTLMSDFKYFSSSHDANHDRIDSRTIVDLGAAYRFASGFLISAGVKNVFDEEYNYNQNLRADDYTPAPGRNYYVEFKYTY, encoded by the coding sequence ATGTTTAAGAAATTTTATCTTTCAAATGCCGCGATCGCGCTAAGTTTGTGCGCTGCATTGCAACTAAACGGAGCCGAAAATAACGCTACGTCCGCAAATATCAGCGCGCCTAGCGCAGGGGCGGTAAATTCCGCAGCTCATAAAAGCGCTTCCGGCGCGAACGCCACAAAGCTGGGCACCATCGTAGTTACCGCGACAGGTTTTGAGGATATGCTTAAAAACGAGGTTCGCAACGTCTCGGTCATCACTGCGGAGGATATGGAAAATCGTGGCTACCGCGATCTGCGCGAAATTTTAGAAAAGGCACCGGGGGTTAGCTTTCACGGCGATACGGTCGATCTGCGCGGACAGGGTCAGAAGGCAAATACCTCCGTAAAGGTCCTTCTTAACGGAGTCGCGCTCAATATGATCGACACGACGCCGACGAGCATTCCGATCGATCTAGTTCCGATCGAAGATATCGAGCGCGTGGAGATCATCCCCGGCGGCGGTAGCGTGCTTTACGGCAGCGGCACCAGCGGCGGCGTGATAAATATCATCACGAAAAAAGGCGCCAGATACCCCTACGCCAATATCTCCACCAAGATCGCATCGTATAATTACAATGATCTAAATTTGGGGCTCGGCGGAGGCGTGAGCGATAATCTGTTTCTAAAAACCGCCGTTAAGGGTTTTAAGCAGCGCGGATACCGCAAGGGCGAGAAAAATACCGGCTACTACGGCTCGCTCGGGATGCATTATAAAATTTCGGACGATCAAAGCATCTCTTTCGATCCGAGTTTTTATCGCGCCAGAACCTATTCCGTGCCTACTCTGGGTCTTGCCGAGCTTAAAGCGGATCGCCGCCAGCAGGGAGGCGAGAGAACCTTTACTAAAAGCACGCGACTAAATTTTGACTTGGATTATGCGGTGAAATTCGGCGATAGATTTGAAGCAAATTTACAGCCTTATTACCAAGATATTAGAATTTTGCAAAAGGGATTTGTGATGAAAGATCGCAAAGAGGGGGCAAATTTAAAAGGCAAGCTCGACTACGACAGCGGCGAGTTCATAGCGGGATATGATTATCTCAAAAACAAGGGCTTCCGCAGGATAAATTTTGATGCCGCGATGAATCCTATGATGAGCCTTTCGCAGCTTACGATCTTTGATATGCAGAAACTTACCCACTCGGTCTATGCTTTAGAAAAGCACAATTTCACCGATCTGTTTTCGCTTAGCGCGGGCGGTCGGTTTGAGCGCGCCGAATACAAAGTAGATCGCGAGGTCTCTACGACGGTGCGTAGGATGGGGCGCATCTTTCATACACAAGAAAGCACACACGTAACGGATGATAAAAACAACTACGCTTTTGAGATTACGCCGAATTTTAATTATTCCAAGGATGGCAACGTCTATTTTAAATTTGAGCGCGGCTATATCTCGCCGGGCCCTAATCAACTCATCGACAAGCTCGGTCGCAACGGCCCTTACGTGCTTAATAACCTTAAATCCGAAACCTTTAAAACCTACGAGATCGGTCTTAAGGATCTTATCTACGGGCAATACGTAAGCGCTACGATCTTTTGGACCGATACGAAAAACGAGATCATAAACGAAACTTTGGGCAGCTCGATCACCGACGGTTGGCTTTTTATTAATATCGACGAGACGCGCCGCAAGGGCGTGGAGCTGTATGCGGAGCAAAGTCTGCTTTCAAATTTAAAGCTCAGCGAGACCTTTTCATACGTCGACGCCAAGATCCAATCCGGTGCGAATAAAGGTAAGCAGGTTCCGTTGGTGGAGCGCTCGAAGTTCGTTTTGGGCGTCGATTACGAGCCGATTAGAAATTTGACGCTGATGAGCGATTTTAAATATTTCTCATCATCGCACGACGCCAACCACGATAGGATCGACTCGCGCACGATCGTGGATCTGGGCGCTGCGTACCGCTTCGCAAGCGGATTTTTGATAAGCGCGGGAGTCAAAAACGTCTTTGACGAGGAGTACAATTACAACCAAAATTTACGCGCAGACGACTATACCCCGGCTCCAGGGCGCAACTACTACGTGGAGTTTAAATACACCTATTAG
- a CDS encoding hotdog domain-containing protein, producing MKIRIYYEDTDAGGIVYHANYIKYCERARSEMFFDPEVKPFSKDGHFVVSEIWAKFKKLSRPGRHINS from the coding sequence GTGAAAATACGAATCTACTACGAAGATACCGACGCGGGTGGCATAGTCTATCACGCAAACTATATAAAATACTGCGAAAGGGCGCGCAGCGAGATGTTTTTCGACCCGGAGGTTAAGCCTTTTAGTAAGGACGGACATTTCGTCGTGAGCGAGATTTGGGCTAAATTTAAAAAGCTCAGCCGTCCTGGACGACATATTAATAGCTGA